In Brienomyrus brachyistius isolate T26 chromosome 11, BBRACH_0.4, whole genome shotgun sequence, the DNA window TGGTAGGGCTTTGGAATGTGTTAGTAACTCCCCCCTTATTGTACAATCTTTTTCTgccaacaatacattacataACAGAAACAAGCATCCAATTCCGAACTAGATTAAAAGGTATTATAATGCTGtgttttttatataatttttctGACCCAACATTTCTCATGTTATTGCTGAAACAAGCAGAATAAAAAGACAGGAATCGTCGTAAACACCTTCTATTCTACTGCCATTCGATTCATCAGAATCGTTTTCGTGGTAATATTTGCAGCCTGTATATATACTGCCCTCAGCTGGACATATTTAGAACTGCAATAAAGAAAAACCTCTACGGAAGTCATCCTGTACTAAGCATTCGACATGTTCCGAACAAACAAAtctttaagagaaaaaaaatgttgtctTTCCAAGACTAGCATTTTTGTATTCTGGAAAACTTGATTACTGAGTGTTAAAATTAACTTTACCTTCATATTTCATTTACACATACGAAATACGTATATTCTTAAACACTGCTCTACGACACTTTGAACACAAAGAGATTAAATCAAAAGCTTTTTATTATACAAAACTGCTGATTACACTGACCATATCATTTTCGAGTAACTAATTTAACATTAATTATAAAAGCCATATTAAATAATCCAACTGACATGGTATTACTGTGACCAGCAAACCTtcagaaaaacacacacgccATCAGGTACCAAAAAAGGAGAAACATGTTTAAATCAGTGGCATTCAGTAAACAACTGTTTTTTAAGACATAAATGAGAGTTTTACAATAGAAAAACATGCACCCACCAAAATAATTCTTGCTAAAACTATGCAGAATTTTTTAATAAGCTAATTCTTTTAAAGACCAGCCAAGCCAAACTCAAATGCCAAGGGAACAGGAGGAGTTGGCATGGCAACACTGCAGCATGATTGGCATGGCAACACTGCAGCCTGCACTGGTGATAGCGAATGGCACTGCACTGCATATGGGCTCTGCAGAACCAGACAGAAGCCCATATAATGCCGAATAACAGTGTGCCCAGCCAATAGGGTGCAGCAGGTATGGGGGGGCACTGAATAAAATGCAACAAATCAAACAGAAATTTGGATTTGGCCttgaccccccctcctcccccaaagCCAGGGTCTGGCTTTTTTTTGGTCTCCACGTCACTGATCAACAGCTTTGAAAAATGTACTAAAGTGCTCTCAGGACTGGACTAACAGCTACAATACAAAGCACTTCCATTCTCACCTAAAACATCATCGTAATAAAACACTACCTTGACATTAATAAAAGTCATAACATCACACTGAAATATGCATCGTTGGCCCTGGCTAAGGATCAGCTTTATCTTTTCTTGCCTGGTTGGTGCTTATTCAGTCGGAGGGCTGAGGTGTAGGACTCCTGGGTTTAAAACTGCTCGACAAAGACCTTCCTACCAATACAGCCCCCACCCTCAGTACCTGAAACTGAAATGAAAGACTTCAGCATCATCTGAGCTACAGTAATGAGGTTACATATCTCTCCAGCATCAGTATCATGGCagaggacagtgtgtgtgtgtgtgtgagtgtgtttgtgtctgtgtgttaggAGAGTGACACAGAGATCGTCAGTGTCTGCGTAGGATATTGTGGAGAGAAGAGGTGGGTGTCAGCGCCGTGGGGGGGTCTTCAGTACGCCGGGACTTTGGTGTAGTCCACTTGCTGGATGCTCTGGCACAAGCAAATGGAGAGCAGCATTCCCAGGAACTGTGGGGAGCAGAGGGCTGGTCAGGAGGTGCTGTCAGATACCGAGCGGTTAGGGTTATGGCGATGGACCGGCGTGTGTTCAGATGCAGCCAGCTTTCAGAGGACATGTGGACAATGTGACAGAAATGAGCACTATgacagacaggagggacaagACAAGAGGTGCAGGGCTTACACTGGCCAAATGGAGAACACCTAACATGCAAAGACACGCTCCATTAATGGCACGTCAGCAGCAGCCTGGTTGTCCCTCGGTCAGCAAGGGAGAGGCTCGCGTTTGACGTATTTTACCAAATGCAGCCATCATTATATCACCACATATTCTGTTTACGTTTCTGTTAAGCTCTGTTAACATGTTTACCTGAAATATAAGGGCACATCTTTATTTTCTCATAAGAATGAGAAACCCTTTACTGTACATGGACAGTAACTCAAAACGAATGAATGACAAAGATGTGGACCAAGAGCAAACAAACCTGCGACTAAAAACAGCAGCACAAGTCAGAATCTGAAAGGTTCATTGCTGTTCAAGACCAGTGGAGTAAGACCAACTCTTATCGAAATAAGATCCTGAAAGATGCCACCAACCCGATGTGCAGGATATGCAACCAACAAGATGAAAGAAATCGACCATCTAGCCTCTGGCTGCTCAGAATTGCCTGAATGGAATATATACAAAAACACAACAAGGCAGCAGCGTACCTCCATTGGGTAATATGCAGATATTATGGCATCCAAGTCAAAGACAAATATTACAAGCCATCAAGCGGTAACTGAAAAAGATGAGGCTACTATACTGTGGGATATACCAATAGAAACTGATAAAGAAATCAAGACTATCAGACCTGATATAATAGTGAAGGATAACGAGGAGAGAAGTGGTCTGCTCATGGAGATGTTTATTCCCACTGAGAGAAACATCTCCCTGAAAACTACAGAAAAACTCTCCAAATACAAAGATCTAGAAATAGAAATTTAGAAGATGTAGGGCATGAAAACCACAACGATGCCAGTGGTAATATGTGTTGTCGGTCTAATCAAGAAAGGGATGGAAAACTACACCAACAAAATGCCGGGTAATATCAGGATACAGGAGATTCGGAGTCTCGTCCTCCTTGGCTCTGCTCATGTACCTTAGGAGGACATTATACATCAAGTGAACCATCACAGCCTCATGGTAGAGCCAAGTTCAAGGGATGGACTCGGCTTCATGAGCAAATAGAGCAGAATTTAaaggatgatgataataataatgattttaataataacaataatatttttataataataatgacattaataataataagaagaagaataatgataataataataaaacttgaactggcaaccttctgatcacagacactaaTTTAGccaactgagctacacactgtcCCAAGCTCAATGACTGGAAGCCTTGAGTTTGAAaacgagggaaaaaaaaacagaccaatGAGTTGATGTCATAGaatgaagactgtgattggttaaagaagcACACAAGCCCCACCCCCCGTTGACCCAGAGACACGCCCATCAGCAGCATGCTACCTGCCTGTTCTAACCACAGAACAAAGCAGCGCACAGGCATGAAGAAAATGTTAGGAGACGCACTCATGATACAGTCTGGGAAGGCAGGCAGGTACCTCAATGGCTGCTACTCCAGCACAAATCCCAATGATGACTCCGTAGTTGTTGAAGAGCCAGCTTTCCACACTGGAGATACAACCCTAATGGAGCAAGTGGACCAGAGTTACCATAACACACAGGGATCTTCTTTTCCTTCATTACAGTCAGTACTGGACAATCCTTTATACAGTAgtacagcctgagagctgttaTCAATGTACCTGAAGGATACACACACTTACCATGATTACCTTTCACTGCTAATGGCAGGTTGGGACCATGCATTTTCCCTACAGTATTAGTGAATGGCGCATAACTTTCAAAGTTATTTATCCAGTACTGTTACTGCTGCTACTTACAGTAGATATTAGCTTTTAATAACAGTGCAGGTATTCATCATATCATACACAGTACAGCGTGAAacagtttttctttttaaagaacCTTCTGTCTTATTGACTGCAATTAATAAAAAGAGAAGCAATAAAATTGTAACTCAACAAAAATTTGCCAGCCATTATAATGAAGATAATTGTGGAAAGGTTTCATtcacactgcgatgggctggccccccatcctgggttgttccctgcctagcgcccattgcttctgggataggctccggaccccccacgacccagtaggataagcggtttggaaaatggatggatggatgggtttcatTTACAGCCCCATCAGTTTGACTGCTCCACCTGCTGCCACTGGAGGGCGATGTATCAGCAGCCTGTAGGACACCATTAATCTCTGCCCAGAAGATTGTTCTGCTCTCCAATCCAGTTGAAGCATAATTACATGAATACACTAAATGATAAGATATGCCTGTGCTGGGTTTGGCAGTGGCTGACTGGCTGACTGAGTGTCGGGGACGTACCGTCTGGTAGACGGGCCATTCCGAGGACAGTGACTCGCACAGGCCTTTCTCCTCCAGGCCCACGCCGGGCAGGGACATATTTCGGCAGGAACAGGGGTACAGCACCCGGGAGCTGTTCCTGATGAGCGTGTTCTCAGTCCAGTTGCCCGGTCCGGTCCAGCCACAGCAGTGAATCTTACCAGAAAGACACTGTGACTTAGAAATTGCTACAGTGCAACAGCTCTGGATTTCAACAGTGCAGCAGAAGAACAGCATGTGAGCAGAATATGCGCATATGATCTCCCAGAGGAAATGAGGCGCTTTGCTGTGAATGAGCCACTTTAGAAAGAGGGGACATGATGAAGTTGAAGGACCTTCCCTGAACCTTTCCCCTTTAAGTAGGCAGCGGAAtaaactgcatttgaaaaggtaTTCCAGCTAAAGGATCCTTTTCATTATATTCAAAAATAAACTATATAATCACATTTACTATTTTCTGAAGAAATCGGAGCTAGGACTTACCAGTAACCATCATTATAGCACCTTCCTGTCATCTTGTTATGGTAGGTTTCACTTCCAAGAAACACTGTATTCAACACGCTTTGATTCCTAACCTCTAATTTTTGGTAGATTTACAATACACATCTCACCAGGTTTCACATTAAGTCAGGAGTGTGTACATTGGATCCGAGAAAACAATTATAAAATCTGTTTTTCACAGTCACTGAAAAAAGCAAACTATATATTCGCTCAGAAATGATCACAGATGCCACCTTAATGCAATTTTTCACAAAGGATGGCTTCATTCAATACTGGCCAGTTTACATCATGTTCTGCATTCGGTCTCCATCACTTGTTTGCTTAGACAGTGATTCAAGGTAATTCGCAGTATTCCCAGAAGTATCTGTGATTTGAAACCGACCCAGAACAAGACACAGACTGACTTCATCTCCTAGGTCATTGCGTTCATACTCACTGTCCTCTGGAGATAATCCCAGGCTTGCTCTGTAGTCTTGTTGCCTCCAGCGTAGTCCACCAAGATCTTATTCACAATGATGGACATCTCATTCTTCAGCTAAGTGCAAAACACAGCAAACACTTATAATCTTTCTCATACTTGGACTCGGGAATTAAATCATGAGCCTTTTTGTCAACCATTACAATATAGCACACCAAGAATTTATAAAGagtcaaaatgtttaattttgGTTTTGTGCAGCCAGAGGTGATAGACCCTGATAATAACTAGTGGATGAGAAGTCAGATCTGACCTAGTGGAAGGTGTGTCGTCTGCCCATGGACACGTCTTTGGTAACCTGCTTAGATACCATATGAGGTCTCAGAGAAGCTACCTTGTGCTTTAGCAGGACAGACTTTCAGACGCAGCTCAGCCAAAGCTTTCTTCTGCAGGCACCATTTAAAAGCTGCTGGTCTGTTATGCATAAAACTACAGATGCCCAACAAACTTGGCTGCCTTGGAGTTTGCAAGATGTAAAATACTGAATTTCAAGGCCATTGAAATTTGGCCTTGTGTAATATGAACTATTTTCTGGATTGCTCATCCACATCAATGGAATTTACTGGAAGGACATCATGTGGAGTGACGAGCAAGAAAATAAAGCAGAACTCAGACAAATCTGAGCATTCAACTCCTCTGacagtaaaaacaaacaataaaatataCATCCCAAGGTGAATGCATTCCTCCTTTATGGCAAATCCTGCTCCAGATCCTTCCCTTCCATTCCCTTGGGAGGAACTCAGGCACGACCCCCCGAGGTTGTCCATCAAAACCCCGCTTAGAAGCTTCCTGTGGCTCAGCTCTGAATAGAGTAAGTCTCCCCGCTTCCGCCCCCAAAGGCTACCTGATTCTGATAATCCAACAtgtgaattacccctctattcCACTAGGGGTGCTGCACTCCAGAATTTACACctgtgtgattgtgtatgtCATGATTAGTCAATGTTGGAGCATTCCGGAAACAGCAATATAAGAAAATGTCATGATTACTGAGACTCTCACCCTCCACATGCTGTGAGATTGGGGATGAGTGAGACACTGAGGGCAACAGCATCTAACAAGATGTGCCAGGACAGGTTGTAGACAATGCAGTAggctaaacatttttttttggttcattTATCTTCATTAAAAAGCTTCATTAAAGGTTTTAAATCGGAATATAGACTCATAAAGCCTGCTGGTTCAGTTGACCTTGAGTAAGCTACTTAACCTGATTTGCTCCAGATATCCGATGGCACTGTAACATACTACAGATATAAGTAAATgtcaagaaagaaaaaaacatggaaATAAAGCAAGATCTGCTTTGTAAGTGGACAGATGAAAAACATCACTCACCAGGTCCCTCTGGAAGTACATCAGCACAGCAGCTGTCATCTGGGCAATGAGGATCACCAGGAGGCATGTGAAGTACTGGGGGAGGCATGAGAGAACTCCTCAGATATGCTGCTACTGGCATGTTCTGCTCGGCCCTGCTGCAAGCCAGCACCATCAGACCAGGCATGGATTCCACTCACCAGGCCCAGGACACAGCGGATCTCATAGATAGCCCCAAAGCAGCCAAGGATGCCCATGAGAACAGAGAGTGAGCCAACGCCAACCAGGATGTAGGAGCCCACCTTCAGGGAGCTGGAGGACTCCTCTGCATGAGGCACAGAGGGTTAAGGTTATCACTCTTATCACTCTTTGGTGCAGTGCAGTCAGTTCCTGTGCACCATGCAGGCCCTTTACTCCCCAACTCATAAGCCAGCCTGCAAACACGAATAAGCTGAACATACAGCTAAACTGGGACAAGCCTCCCTGGATCGTTTGAACAGCATAACCCCGTTTGTCACCTTCCAGATGTTGAATCAATAGCGGGTCAGAAGATCAGCATCTAAAGGCTGATCTGCTGGAGTATGAAGGAAAACAGGGCCTGTAAATAAGAGAGGATCGTTTGCCGCATGTCAGCTCCCGAGCCACCTGGCTAAAGACACGGCTGGGTGGGAAGCGGCCAAGATCAGGCCAAAGAGCTAAACACAGTGCAGCTGTTCTCCAGAGGTCTCCGAAAAGACGATTCCTCTCCCTACTCACTTCAAGACAGACTGAGGCATTGGGGCCCCCATAACCCCAACATTCAAAAACCAAATCTACCAAGGCAGCGTGATTTTTAATTTCTTATAAATCAAGGCAGAAACAGACTTATGACTGCATAGCATATGCCTGTGAcccaaaatacaattaaaactgACATATGGTGCTGACTACATCATGGCCAGAGTTATCTGCAAATGCCAGCCATTTACCTTTAGGTGCATGGCTCATGCACagactcacaaacacacacacacaaatgcacacacgccaacacggacacacacaaacacacacttttgtacacagacacacacacacacacacacacacaaacgcatatacaagcacacacacgcacaaatgctgacacacacagatgagGCTGGTTGATAATTAGAAGCCTGAAAAGCCACACAGGCTCTCGCTCCTCTGTAGACCACAGAGAAGAAACTGGGAAACTTAACCTACATAATTCTGTGGCCTGTAATTCAAGCTAAAACAGTCgcactggggggaaaaaataaaatcaggcACACAGAGAATATAGAACTGCTTGTAATGAGAGCTTTGCCTGTACAGTGTGTACATTCATGATGTGGCCCATCTGTCCACTGGCACTGTGCATGTACTTTTTCCAAGAGGAGGGCAACCACTAAGGACAGATTCAACATCCATTTGGTGAAGGTAAGTATCCAGCAGAGAAGGGCTGCTATTGTGCTCCCCAGACATTGTCAACCAGTATGACTGAAAATCATTCTCATTACCGTAATCCTAACGATCCTAAGCATCGTTTTCATTAATTGGGCATTGAATTATTTGGGTGTAACATTTTCTGAAACTAGTATTCTACTATAATGTTCCCTGACCAGGATATAATGTTAGAACTGAGCTAGAGGAAATAAAATATGTTTCTAGGATTCTGCTCCCCAGGCCGAAAAAGCCATCGGATatcgaaatattttttttcaactCTTCAGTGGATGTTATGGATATGCAATTCTTAATGAGTTTTTCCATGGTGTAtaacttttaaacacacatacagCCCCGGGAGTCTATCACAAAATGGGATTTCTGCTTAGCCGGatgacttgtcagatttaaggtagcctgGGCTACATGTAAGTGAATGATGACAATGTCCATTTATACTGGgacaccttaaatctgacaagttatctggctgaGCAAGAAATCAAGCTTTCTTACGATAATACGCAAGTATTGCACACACAAAGCAAATGATGCATCTGACAGATTGATGCCAAGATTCAAAGCCACACACAAAGAATAGTCAATGAGCAAATTACCAAAAACGTAAAAGCATTTGAAAATTCTCAAATTCCAACAAATCACAGATACCACTATAGTGGCTTTTCTGAAACATTTTGACGTAAACATCCATCTGTTTTTTTGTACCTGCTTGTCTTATGCAGGGTCATGAGGGTCCAGAGTGTATCTTGGaagctatgggcgcaaggcagggagtaACCCAGTATGGGGCACGAACCCATGGCAAGGCTCACTCACATACCAGTCACTCAcccacgcacacctatgggcaatttggtaactccaatcaacctcagcatgtttttggactcgaaGGAAACTGGAATACCCAGATGAAACTCCACTACGAACATGGGAAGAAGATGCAAAGTTCATGCACGGAACATGGTGGAagctcgaaccctggtccctgaGTTGTGAgttaacagtgttaaccactgcaccaccgtgccacccgcttgaattaaacattaaaatccAAATACAAATGGCGCCAAGAAGCTAAAGTTAGCTAATCTCCATCTAAAAGCACAGAGGACCATGAAACCTGATAGATAAAGTGGTGGCAGAATTCAGAAGGCGTACATATGACAGGGGCTGCCTACTGGGTCTGACTGGGAAACACAGGGGGATCTAGCTTCACATGCAGCCTAGACCCAGACAGGATCAGCTGTTGGACAGAACACTGCACTGTGGAATAAGAAAAGCAGGTTAGTGGATACAATACAGCTCCACAAACATGCAGCAACTCCCGAGGGCATGAATACTGCACTGTTGGACACACCCTCAAAGCCTGCTTAATGTATGCTTAATCTATTCATCTAATTCAGTTCAAAGTCATCGTGTGGTCTAATCATTCTATAAATTCTacatctttctaataactttgTACCTAATCAGGGCACATCCATCTATAAATTATGGGTAACCACTATTCCCCAGAAACATAAGATGAAACACGAACAGGATGTCTGGAAGGACGATTCTAGCTCAGTAGTTTAGGGAGTGGGTTCCAGAAGCTACACTTTAACAGAGTTCGAAGAACTGAGGCTGTATAAAGAACAGGTTTCTTTGATGCGTAGTTGCAGGGTATAAGAAGAGGCCCAAATGAGTAACTCCATCAAGAGCTAGAGTGGCGCAGCATGTGAACACTAGATTGTGGGCTTCAGGGGATTATTTGCCATGGTATTTGGATCATTAACATTTCCACAAGCATAAACGTAGCACTCGTGTGTGTCCATGCTTGCGAACACGCACAGGAAGCGGCGTGTTATTGGTCAACAAGCTGGAGGAAGCCAGGAGGGCATCTGATgagaaacccagaggaaacctctcACCAGGCAGACCGCGAAGTGAGTTGGATCACACAGCAACAATCTGCAGAATCAATCACAGCGAGGCCAGCTGAAGGAAAACGCAAAGGTCCAGTAAAAGTGGCGAGTTACCACCGAGCCACCAATCAGCTGGAAGGATCAGacttataaaaaatgtaatgctgATCCAGAAAAAGCTGCGGTACATTTCAGGGGGCATTTTGTCATCTTTCAGTATATTGTTATCACAAAGGCTTGTGCTTCTATGTCATGTTGTACAATGTTACATGTGGGGTAACAGTGGCTTATATTCTCATATTGGTGCCATTTATACTTCATTACATGTCATCATCCTGCCTTAAACGACAGCTCCTTGTAGAAATAATTAAAAGCTAGACTTCC includes these proteins:
- the LOC125751499 gene encoding CD82 antigen-like; translated protein: MGKGCITATKYFLFLFNLFFFIFGVVLFGFGLWILLDNQSFITVLQESSSSLKVGSYILVGVGSLSVLMGILGCFGAIYEIRCVLGLYFTCLLVILIAQMTAAVLMYFQRDLLKNEMSIIVNKILVDYAGGNKTTEQAWDYLQRTIHCCGWTGPGNWTENTLIRNSSRVLYPCSCRNMSLPGVGLEEKGLCESLSSEWPVYQTGCISSVESWLFNNYGVIIGICAGVAAIEFLGMLLSICLCQSIQQVDYTKVPAY